Part of the Gouania willdenowi unplaced genomic scaffold, fGouWil2.1 scaffold_345_arrow_ctg1, whole genome shotgun sequence genome is shown below.
tatttgtttcaaaaaatgattgtgaaaatccaaaaaaaatatttcaaataaacTATTGAATATATGTGTTTACAACAACAAGCATTTAGCGTTTGAAAAAGAAAGtcttgattcttttgaaatgtttttgaatCCTTTTCTTCAAAGAACCAAAACAGCCGGTAACTCCATCTGAAGACTGATCCAGAACGTCATCATTTAAATGAGGAGTGGGAGCAGACACCAAGTCCAAGTCAGTTAGAGGAGGGAGACCATCAGCTTCTGCAGTGGCCAACTTCAGTGTGTCACTATCTGATGACTTGGATGCAGAGGCATCATCCAGAACAGACTTTTTATCTGATGCATGGCAGGAGGACTCATCAGCCTGTAATGAGGGTTGATGGTGTCTGATGGTCTCCTGCTGGTTGAGGTGGGATGTTCTGAAGAAAGGATGGAACTGAGCCTGACAGGGAGAGATCCTTTCATTTCCATCCaagcagagaagctgcttcAGCAGGTCCACAAAGTCTTCTCTGTCCTCAACCTCACCACTTTCTTCTCCTGAATGAACCtgcatttaaaatacaaaaaactggtCATTACATAAACTCACACATCAGACATATCGATAAGTAGTTTATGGTCAAGATATCTCACAAGCTTCAGTCAAGATTTAATCAGGACAATGACATTTATGGACATTTATGAAAAACTTACATTGACCAGATCATCCAAAGAAGAGAACTCAACAAGATAGTGGTCCTCCTCAGTTGAGATGCTGCTACAAGCTTCATATTCCTCTGGTGTCTGGGGAAACAAGATGGGTGTTATGAAGTTCCTTGGAAAGTTAAACTTTGGTGAACTTGAGattgccagaaaaaaaaaaaaaacttcatttcTTACCATCAGTCGCCATTTTGAGCCCTCCTCGGCCTCACGAAAGAAGCAACTGGTGTAAGCCCCGGCCTGAAGCTGGTCGTCCCTCGGTAACCCAAGGAGCTCTGAAACACGCTTCATCGTTTGGTATTCACAGAACACAGAGAAGAGGTTTTCTCCAATGTAGAGGAATACAAGCACACAACCAAGGGCCCACACATCAATGGCCTCACTGAAAGGAAGGCCAATAGAGACTTCAGGAGCCCTGAGGAGAAAGGATGTGAGATAAGAGTGAGAATCTATGACAAACATATCAATACAATGCATTACAGATTTGTCCTAACCACAGCTAAGCCATGTGAGGAGAAATCCTCCTACCTGTATCCTCGAGGCTGAATTACAAGGCCAGGCTTCATGCTGGAAGTTTTAACAGCCACACCAAAGTCGATTAATTTCACCTTCAGTTCCTGGATATTCCCACTGACCACCATGACATTGTCAGGTTTTATGTCTGCGTGTGTGATTCCAAGGCCTTTTAGGGCATCTAAAGCCACCAATAGCTGCAGAAACGAGATCAGAAGACACAGGTTTAGAACAAACATTGTCCATTTGCTGTATGAGCTCAGGTTTTAAATCAggaattctgtcattttttgtttcggTGTTGCAGTAAGTCTAAAGTTCTGCGTGCCAACCATACCTGCTCAGCAATTGGACGGATATAATTCACACTCAGGGATTCCCACTCTCGGTTTTCCATCAGATCGTAAAGGTCGACCTCAAGAAGTTCAAATGCCAGGCAATTGTAGCCCACGTACATAAAATGCTCGTAAAATGTAAGCAAATTTGTACGGTCAGTATCAAGGACACTAATTATCTTTagcattgaaatctgtgaaaaaaaaacagaagaagaaaaagacaattagatgttaaatactttggCTGGTTCCAACAGGTCTGAGAAAATCTTATATTGTGAATTTGCAAATATCACAAAAGTGCAAATGTGAACAAAGTTTGGTTTCAATGTTGATATTAACAAACATGTCAAGTAATAAGTACAAAAGCTATACAAACAAGTGTAAATGGACAATGGCTATTAGCTtaacatttacatgtttatcGATAT
Proteins encoded:
- the LOC114459786 gene encoding homeodomain-interacting protein kinase 2-like gives rise to the protein MSTFLCSDTSAAAAAERPVLRSSTADYSILERIGEGKFGLVMKCQNLKNNETVAVKIIKEGFEQYFEREISMLKIISVLDTDRTNLLTFYEHFMYVGYNCLAFELLEVDLYDLMENREWESLSVNYIRPIAEQLLVALDALKGLGITHADIKPDNVMVVSGNIQELKVKLIDFGVAVKTSSMKPGLVIQPRGYRAPEVSIGLPFSEAIDVWALGCVLVFLYIGENLFSVFCEYQTMKRVSELLGLPRDDQLQAGAYTSCFFREAEEGSKWRLMTPEEYEACSSISTEEDHYLVEFSSLDDLVNVHSGEESGEVEDREDFVDLLKQLLCLDGNERISPCQAQFHPFFRTSHLNQQETIRHHQPSLQADESSCHASDKKSVLDDASASKSSDSDTLKLATAEADGLPPLTDLDLVSAPTPHLNDDVLDQSSDGVTGCFGSLKKRIQKHFKRIKTFFFKR